gaatcaaatgctaaaacaagccaacacatttggccccaaaataGTGTGACACTAAAACAAGacaaaagttcctatacatgccataatcaaaataaaaaaaaactaactataccaagtgcttcagatGATAGTGTGATTGGTTTCTCTGACGTAGGCGATGATCTTCGAGCTACTTTGGTggcattataagaaaatggagAGGAAATGGGgtaaacataaagcttagtaagttgcatgaaaatgaACATAAACTAATTATCATACAACAATATGTTCATGACATTTCATAGCTTGTCCATGAATACAATGAATAGACATAAgtataacttactcatcaccatccaatacaattcatacgGCATATGTTGagcccacatctcatacatttcaagtaggtaactgtaccactcaccacatggttataacttttctcatttcgatacAAATCATAAATCTTTTGTTGAATAATTTGGAATATTACCGGATACTCAACAACCCCGAACATGGGATAaaatgccgacgccatgtcccaaacatggtattacactggctagcacattgaagtcgatgccgtgtcccagacaggtcttacactagcttgtatatcccgaggtcgatgcatgttccagacatgtcttacactacataccacccaatgtcatggtatgaatatccaagtctattccaaatgttcaatcggaaatctttactacattaatttttcatcatgcattctcatattcacaatcatAACAGTTTACGCAATATTAATTCATTCATacatcataacaatatagttgcattattgacatacaacttacctcggtattcaAAACGTGAGCGACTATTTTAACTTAGTCCGTTAGCTTGACTATTCCCTGGTAGGCTGGATTttgcaattcttgatctaaaatggaaaaattcatTCATTCAATTAGCATATCAATCTAGACacttacaaatttatattttgggtaaaatgaccattttacccctaggcccgaaaatcattttttatcaaattttcttattaaccaagcctagccgaacactttttatactaggagtagcccacaattctcactatttcacacatttattacctaattcacaacttatgcaaaatggtccttaattaaggtttctatgaaaactacttcacaaaagttgtttatttcacaaccatgattcattttcttccataaaatttcagaaaacaacatgaacactctcatggtaaaaccctagaattttaaccattttgcaaaatagtcccctcatttgaaagctcatgcttcaagggttctaaaagttcaaaaatcatcaagaaagaccatcaaagtCACTTACTTGCGAAGGGtacaagttgctaaaattttcaagctttcaaacttCTATTTTTCTGGCTTTTTtcggtggagaagaagatgaaaaagggatgatatcatctttcatttattttattttctttttggccaAATAAGGCACCAAACTTCACCTAAcatttgactattttaatttccttgtctcatggccggccaacaACCATCCTAGgatctatttgcactttaaatacCTCTACTTTATAATCTATGGCCATTTAACACTATTTGCTAGCAAATCACAATTTTTtccctttatgtgatttagtcatttttcacaattaagttcacaaacgttaaaattacttcaccaaatttttcatgcattgatataatcatgttataacaccaaaataataattaaataatttttttgacttcggatttgtggtctcaaaatcactattccgactaagcccaaaatcgagctgttacaattctatcccttaagaattttcgtccccgaaaatcttgccGGTGAATAAAGTCTAAAGGTTTGGTAGTGTCTCTTTACCAAAAAAATCAACTATTCAACCACTAGCCTCATGAAAGTTGAACATAAAATTTACCACTAGTTATTATGATGGTTGGTtcgtgtgaataaattgaaatagAGACATAGTCAAGTCAATgggattttggttttggttttaaaGATTGGGCACATGGCTAAGGCCTAGTGAGATAAGACTGTACCCCGTATCATCCCTCTAACACTTATCATCCTTAACAAGCAAAACTTgggaaattaagaaattaatttaaagtaGATCTGGAAGGTAAAGACCAAAAGAATACAAAGGGTACCATTTCTCTCTTTTATGTACAAGTTGTAAAAATAATTAGTCCATATACCAATGTATTATAaaacaaatgcaaaattaaaatgaagaaaaacttAAAGGCTATGCTACagactaaaacaaagaaaataaatatagtgTCTATGTTTACATGTCACATGGCTATGAATTTCCTTTTCAGGTTAGACCAAATCATGTCAACATTAATGAACATGTTtgattaaatttgtaattataatttgttttatattataaattatataaataaaaaaatgtctacaaaaagttgaaaaataaaataactgaGAATATTCTCATAATAATGCAATCAATGCATCACAAAACTTACTTAAGGGTCAAAGCCAACATTAGTAGTTGAACCAATCCCAACTTGCAGCCATGGAGATGAACATCCACTCATATTGATGCCCTTTAATTCACTTAGTTTTGCTAACTTCACCATACTGTCTGCTTCCTCGTCCGTATTTTGCATCGAGCTATTACACTTGTTATCATGGTCAACTTGTTGCATCCGGTGCTGATTATGTTCCTTTTCTTTGGCATCATCTCCTCCTAACCAAGGTTGTAAATAGATTCCGGTTGAAACCTTAAAACTTGATGGATTAACGTGTTTTCGTCGTAAAGCATCATGATGATCGCCTGCTGCAGGAAGATTGAGATCAAGCTTAAGATTGAGCGGCTCAGAATTGTCGATGAACTTTGGTGTTTGCTGATTCATCTCCATTTGATCTTGGAACCGATGAAACTTAGCCAAAGAGGAAGCGTCGGGTGCATTTGAAGTGATCCAATGGCACCTTTTATGGCCTCCCAAGGCTTGTCCCGATGAAAAAACCTTGTAACAAATTGAACATTCATgtacttttgatttctttttggaTGGAGAAGCCAACGGAGTATTAGTTCCTTGATGAAATTGCAAAGTTGACATTGATTTTGTAGGGAAAAACTCTTCGTGTGTGATAACATCGTGGTCTTCATCAGCTTGCTTATGATCAACCCGGGCTGCGAAACATCCCTTAACCTTCTTGTGGCTAGCCCTATGTCCACCCAATGCCTGATGAGAATTAAACACTTTCTTGCATGCTTTGCACTCAAACAACCCTTTGGCTACACCTTTGGCCTTGCCCATAGGTACCCTACATGCAATAGGAGCAATGAAATTTATTGTATTTCTTCTCTCCTCTTCTTTGCTGGCGGAAGCACAGGATTCCTCAGGCTCAGTTACAAAAGGATAGACGGTTGCATTAGATAACATCATAAGGCAATTGGCAAGGTCTTCCTCTTCGCTTGATGGGCACATGGTGTTGAAATTACCCACGTTAGCTCTAAATGAtcttttcctttttgaccaaccGCAACCTCTCCTTGTCTCGCCATCGTCACCGTCGGAGCCTGGCGAGGACACCAGCGATTCAGCATCCTCCGAGCTACATTTACCATGCTCAAGGAAAGATTTCCATGAAAAAAACTCCTTCCCACAATTCTCACAAACCCTACAACTCTTTAATCGATTAGGGTTGGTTCTCAAAGCGTACATGCGCTTGTTGCTAGGCGGCACATTCCTCCCTAATTTGTCTTCCCAATCACTAGCAGGATCATCGCCATCAATGTGGCCGCTTTCGTCGCCTATTCCATGAGCCCTCATATGCCCACCAAGCGCTCTCCCACACCCAAATCCTTTCTTGCAAATTTTACAAAAGTGTTTGATGTTTGATTGTTGATCCACAATAAAAGCCATAGAATGAAAATGCACAAAAGAAATCTGGGAAATATAATGAAGTGAAAGCAGAACGGGGAAGAAGAAAGGTGAGTTGAATGTTCTTGTATAGTGAAAGATGTTTGTCTGGTGAAAAGAGGTGGCAGTCCTAGTTTTTAGTAAGAGTCATTGCTTGGTTTTTTGTGGATGGAAAAAAATAAGACAGattagaagaaaagaaagaaaggggcATTAGAGAGTTGAGAAGTGTGGTGACAAATGGTAGGAAAGGGAAAATGTGAGAGACTTTTTCTTCGGCTTTTTGGTGGTGATGCTGGCGCCGCCAGTCAAACAAATACTATTAACTATTACAAAAACCTACGTTGTTCCGTACAACCAGTAACTGTGTGTGTTTTGTTTTACCTTTGGAGTGTGAGAAATAAAGACAGGCAGACAGACAGAGAGTGAGTGAAAGAGGTTAAAAAAGAAACTGGTTCTAACTGCCATACCTATTCATATCACTTCAATTCCGAGCCAAGAAAAAATATGGCATGCTTCCCCTTGTCTGTCGCTTGTTCAATCTAGCTTTTCCACATATTTTTTATGCTCTTTCAcgttgctattattattatatccCTAAGGATAGGAAAATGAATTGCATGTGttgaaattcaaatttagattttttagatattttatttggaaattcattaaaataagtttaaaatttattattctctTAAAATAGGAATCTCACAGTAATATATTTCATCgatgaataaaacaaaaaaaaacaaaaaattacttataaataagtacttttttttagttaaacataattaaaaattaattataatttatttgtaagtcatccattatttttttattttgttattgatTAGGTGTCTTGTACTTCTGTCCGATGCATCAAATTCGTATATTGAGTGTGCATcaaatattatttctattattattgtatttaaaaatatatagatacAAAAATAGTTTTGAGatatttttatattcatattaTAAGTGTTCACCTTTCCTTCCAATA
The Gossypium hirsutum isolate 1008001.06 chromosome A07, Gossypium_hirsutum_v2.1, whole genome shotgun sequence genome window above contains:
- the LOC121231903 gene encoding zinc finger protein ZAT4 — its product is MAFIVDQQSNIKHFCKICKKGFGCGRALGGHMRAHGIGDESGHIDGDDPASDWEDKLGRNVPPSNKRMYALRTNPNRLKSCRVCENCGKEFFSWKSFLEHGKCSSEDAESLVSSPGSDGDDGETRRGCGWSKRKRSFRANVGNFNTMCPSSEEEDLANCLMMLSNATVYPFVTEPEESCASASKEEERRNTINFIAPIACRVPMGKAKGVAKGLFECKACKKVFNSHQALGGHRASHKKVKGCFAARVDHKQADEDHDVITHEEFFPTKSMSTLQFHQGTNTPLASPSKKKSKVHECSICYKVFSSGQALGGHKRCHWITSNAPDASSLAKFHRFQDQMEMNQQTPKFIDNSEPLNLKLDLNLPAAGDHHDALRRKHVNPSSFKVSTGIYLQPWLGGDDAKEKEHNQHRMQQVDHDNKCNSSMQNTDEEADSMVKLAKLSELKGINMSGCSSPWLQVGIGSTTNVGFDP